Genomic DNA from Osmia lignaria lignaria isolate PbOS001 chromosome 6, iyOsmLign1, whole genome shotgun sequence:
AATAAGACACGTACGtaacaaaatttaaattgacAAAAATTTAAACATGCCACAGAGCAAATGaattattgtttcatttttatatgaCTAAACGGGACGCAACACACATCTCTTTTGCGTTCTAATTCGAATTAAATTTAgcttattttttaacaattatcTACTATGCTGTGATATAATTATGCTATATAGGTATGCCCGTCAAGATTGAAATGCTATTTAAAACGACAACCGCTACTTTGTTGTGCGTGTGTTACAACAATTTTATGTGACGGATTGTACGAACCAATTGGACATGTATGAACGAATGGCTGCACTGTTAAATAACTGCGAATATTACTTTTGCTACATGTAATtgtcaaattttatattaactttTTCATAAATCGATGCACAATAAATTAATGCGTCTATATTAGTCACCTGCCGAGTTTTCAATCAACTTTCTTTCGATTATTAGCGATATTAATAGTTATACGTTGATGTATGTTTCTTGAGAAACTGAAAATGGATAAATAGCATAGCAAACATCTTTTTGCGCTGGTCTTTGGAGAGGATGAGCCAGCAACTTTGCCATGTTGTCGTGCAATTTTGCAGCATTTCTTCCTACTTCTAATATAtaggaaacattttttgtatctAAAGTTCCTATTTCGCTATAAATTTCTTCGCACAAGTTTTCAGAACAAGGTGGTTCGTGTACATACAATACATCCACAAAAAAATATGGATTCTTCGTAAGATTATCTAAAGATGCTTTACTGCTATAAAATTTTGGTATACTGGTAGATCGTGAATATAACAAAATTACTCTAGTTACAAACTTTGGCCCCGCAATGTCACCTTTCTGCATTGGTAAAGGTAGCTTCGgttcaattttatgaaataactgTCCAAGATCATAcgatttttcatcttcttcttcttcttcctttttctcttcctcaGTTTCTACTCCTTCTCcccttcctcttccttttcgtcTTGCTGCTCGTCTTTGTTTATGTTTTCCTTCTCTCttaccttctttttcttctactcTTTCATCTCCCTCCTGCTCTTCCACCTCCTCCTCTActctttcttcgtcttcttc
This window encodes:
- the LOC117607621 gene encoding BRISC and BRCA1-A complex member 1, with the translated sequence MQIKTLKMSSTTDNSVSCYPPDRKISQSDENNVLVQNLPEINLPEKILFVIDTVREKDCTPFKLSKGTNYMPLFMIKRVVEQFICIKSTIQRSHEYALMILNSQSAEWICDFTNNINSIIDSLNLIDEEIIEDEEEDEEEEEDEERVEEEVEEQEGDERVEEKEGKREGKHKQRRAARRKGRGRGEGVETEEEKKEEEEEDEKSYDLGQLFHKIEPKLPLPMQKGDIAGPKFVTRVILLYSRSTSIPKFYSSKASLDNLTKNPYFFVDVLYVHEPPCSENLCEEIYSEIGTLDTKNVSYILEVGRNAAKLHDNMAKLLAHPLQRPAQKDVCYAIYPFSVSQETYINV